In the Enterococcus saigonensis genome, one interval contains:
- a CDS encoding alpha/beta fold hydrolase, with protein sequence MNKSRTMLFVATIILFSVPFRSIFVNAMTVETDQSNSSVSSSTEVVETEASTNEKTSSSEENDSSQTDSRQSSTSTLDSTEESNDEVNDATLSDDNTNDDSEILAAIGKGTNFKAKLYLNYFGTKLDEAFEESGGGDFVSLFFNLYRDQLDKAKSQFEIEELTIKQLMSTYILYDIAFAKNSHFMSLMANNDGTTPAEYTGFYPNTSILTGSALDHQTGKPMHLQAYYVNQKSNKTVVIHGGFRGNWDNGVVTPEYDIFYQAGYNLLFVDPRATGASDGEYVTYGQYESDDVLYWINQEISDKPQQGILLYGGSMGAATMMSTLAKPIPKNVKGIIENCGFQSIDKQLRYTYTNLVAPLLANFAFLIDLDMVPDQAHEDLYMKLLKENYFDQELHLNTTAELPAIGMSETSIPKLIIHGTNDNVVPVSNAQSLYALSKGYKDLVLVEGAGHGEAQKIDPKTYNTHVNNFLNVVFNDHVRVIYVDEQNHSLLSKSELVLSGFYGDDYKTERKSFNGYTLVSVAGKENGIFSEKIPTVTYIFLIVKLS encoded by the coding sequence ATGAATAAATCACGTACTATGCTCTTCGTTGCTACAATAATACTTTTTAGCGTCCCTTTTCGTTCCATTTTCGTAAACGCAATGACAGTAGAAACTGACCAGTCTAATAGTAGCGTTTCATCTTCTACTGAAGTAGTAGAAACAGAGGCATCTACAAATGAGAAAACGAGTTCCAGTGAAGAAAACGACTCAAGTCAGACTGATTCAAGACAAAGTAGTACTAGTACGCTTGATTCTACTGAAGAAAGTAATGATGAAGTAAACGATGCAACTTTATCAGACGATAATACTAATGATGATTCTGAGATTCTTGCTGCTATTGGAAAAGGGACGAATTTTAAAGCTAAATTATATTTAAATTATTTTGGGACAAAATTAGATGAGGCGTTTGAAGAATCAGGTGGTGGAGATTTCGTTAGTCTTTTTTTCAATTTGTATCGTGATCAATTAGATAAAGCAAAAAGTCAATTTGAAATAGAGGAATTAACCATTAAACAATTAATGTCAACATATATATTGTATGACATTGCCTTTGCTAAAAATAGTCATTTTATGTCCTTGATGGCAAATAATGATGGGACAACACCAGCAGAATACACAGGTTTTTATCCCAACACAAGTATTTTAACGGGCTCAGCTTTAGATCATCAAACGGGAAAACCGATGCATTTACAAGCGTATTATGTTAATCAAAAATCCAATAAAACAGTAGTGATCCATGGCGGGTTTCGTGGGAATTGGGATAATGGTGTTGTTACGCCAGAGTATGATATTTTTTATCAGGCGGGTTACAATTTACTTTTTGTTGATCCTCGGGCCACAGGTGCTAGTGATGGTGAATATGTTACGTATGGTCAATATGAATCTGATGATGTCTTATACTGGATTAATCAAGAAATTTCGGATAAACCACAACAAGGAATCTTGTTATATGGAGGTTCCATGGGAGCTGCGACAATGATGTCAACATTAGCAAAACCTATTCCTAAAAATGTCAAAGGAATTATTGAAAATTGTGGCTTTCAATCTATTGACAAGCAATTGAGGTATACCTACACCAACCTCGTTGCGCCTTTACTAGCAAATTTTGCTTTTCTTATTGACCTGGATATGGTTCCAGATCAAGCTCACGAAGATCTGTATATGAAACTATTAAAAGAAAATTACTTTGATCAAGAACTACACCTTAATACAACAGCAGAGTTGCCAGCTATTGGTATGAGTGAAACGAGTATTCCTAAATTAATAATCCACGGAACTAATGACAATGTTGTACCAGTTTCAAATGCCCAAAGTCTTTATGCTTTATCAAAAGGGTATAAAGATTTAGTTCTTGTTGAAGGTGCGGGGCATGGAGAAGCTCAAAAAATTGATCCAAAAACATATAACACACACGTTAACAATTTTTTAAATGTTGTTTTTAATGATCACGTTAGAGTTATATACGTAGATGAACAAAATCATAGTTTGCTGTCTAAAAGTGAGTTGGTACTTTCAGGGTTTTACGGTGATGATTATAAAACTGAAAGAAAGTCTTTTAATGGTTATACTTTAGTTTCAGTTGCAGGCAAGGAAAACGGAATTTTTAGTGAAAAGATACCTACTGTAACTTATATATTCTTAATTGTCAAATTAAGTTAG
- a CDS encoding IS30 family transposase — protein sequence MTYTHLTTDELVMIESYFKINQSVAKTAHCLNRSRQTIHKVYLFFKQGKSALEYYQQYKKNKSNCGRRPLVLPEEQSEYIQRKVVQGWTPDVIVGRAAFPIRCSARTIYRMFKKGLFNPSDLPMKGKRKPNGHQERRGKQAFRRSIHEREKDYSQFSNEFGHLEGDTIVGLKHKSAVITLVERLSKVIITLKPCGRQAIDIENKLNHWFESVPKNLFKSITFDCGKEFSNWKQISNANDIAIYFADPGTPSQRGLNENSNGLLRRDGLLKSMDFNSVDESFIQSVASKRNNIPRKSLNYRTPLEVFLSYVSIDDLSNLI from the coding sequence ATGACCTATACCCATCTTACAACGGATGAACTTGTAATGATAGAGTCTTATTTCAAAATAAATCAATCTGTTGCGAAAACTGCGCATTGCTTGAATCGTTCAAGACAAACGATCCATAAAGTATACCTGTTCTTCAAGCAAGGAAAATCAGCCTTAGAGTACTATCAACAGTATAAGAAAAACAAATCAAACTGTGGTAGACGCCCGCTTGTTTTACCTGAGGAACAATCAGAATATATTCAAAGAAAGGTTGTTCAAGGATGGACACCCGATGTGATTGTTGGTCGTGCAGCGTTTCCTATTCGTTGTTCTGCTCGTACCATTTATCGTATGTTCAAAAAGGGGCTATTTAATCCTTCTGACTTACCGATGAAAGGCAAGCGTAAACCAAATGGACATCAAGAAAGACGTGGAAAACAAGCTTTCCGTCGCTCTATTCATGAACGTGAAAAAGATTATAGCCAATTCTCAAATGAGTTTGGTCACCTTGAAGGTGACACTATCGTAGGTTTGAAACATAAAAGTGCTGTAATTACCTTAGTTGAACGATTATCAAAAGTTATCATCACATTGAAACCGTGTGGTAGACAAGCGATTGATATTGAAAACAAATTAAATCATTGGTTTGAATCTGTACCGAAAAATCTATTCAAATCCATCACTTTTGATTGTGGAAAGGAATTTTCAAATTGGAAACAGATCAGTAATGCCAATGATATTGCCATTTATTTCGCTGATCCAGGAACGCCGTCTCAAAGAGGCCTAAACGAGAATTCTAACGGATTGTTACGTAGAGATGGTTTATTGAAATCTATGGATTTCAATTCAGTAGATGAATCTTTTATTCAATCTGTCGCATCGAAACGAAATAATATTCCTAGAAAATCACTGAATTATCGAACACCTTTGGAAGTATTTTTGAGTTACGTAAGTATTGATGATTTGTCTAACTTAATTTGA
- a CDS encoding DUF4091 domain-containing protein, whose translation MECLIVSESYKASTKLLQGIPEQMEKIEAAYNQTVAFQILLHNGQKNHYLLNEQFSIPDEIETPMYRIAINTQLNYQAQFVEYYLAKDNIAYADKLIEEKSYTCDGDRYAPIYVEIPIDETISKKNYSIEILVFQSFINQDDRLIARKQIDLAISDFKFPKNIKDNFKLDIWQQPSNLARTFKVPLFGDEHFKLIDQMAKILAGIGQKSVTIIAGEIPWKGWFNYIVKDFPANLYEYSIVPIKRNKNGEIICDFSLLDRYLNTFFKYGIDWEINIFGLLGVWTPPFFPLNNDMEHPEKLVLRYFDEESSKMKFIKDKEDFQTYFRLLVDHMVELGLWDKTYFNADEPKFNEVDKFQSSLKALKEIEPSIKIKVAFDKEPVLEALIQDVDYPVTSFYCTTKHYKELSEKFSEKTQYYICNYPTKPNTFLHSPLLEARVQGLLAYYLKTNGLLRWAFNCWPIHARTDIRYNTAALPIGDNCLVYPGYNGNILLSLRYKQLKRGIEDYWLLKELENYDEQIAEKIVSAFLEKKSPSKWMMNSHETDSSVFNLSDEKFYILQETIISKLIEVNQGRKNDE comes from the coding sequence ATGGAGTGTCTAATTGTATCCGAAAGTTATAAAGCATCCACCAAGTTGTTACAAGGAATACCTGAACAAATGGAAAAAATTGAAGCTGCCTACAATCAAACAGTGGCTTTTCAAATTTTACTACACAATGGTCAAAAAAATCATTATCTGTTGAACGAACAATTTTCTATTCCAGATGAGATTGAAACACCAATGTATCGAATTGCAATTAATACACAATTGAATTATCAGGCTCAGTTTGTGGAATACTATTTAGCAAAAGATAATATCGCTTATGCGGATAAGTTAATAGAAGAAAAATCATATACATGTGATGGAGATCGCTATGCACCAATTTATGTAGAAATCCCAATAGATGAAACAATTTCTAAAAAAAATTATTCTATAGAAATTTTGGTGTTTCAATCATTTATTAATCAAGATGATCGATTGATAGCTCGAAAACAGATTGATCTTGCTATTTCAGATTTTAAGTTTCCCAAAAATATAAAAGACAATTTCAAACTGGATATATGGCAACAGCCTTCTAATTTGGCAAGAACATTTAAGGTTCCTCTTTTTGGAGATGAACATTTTAAATTGATAGACCAAATGGCAAAAATTTTAGCGGGTATCGGTCAAAAGTCAGTAACAATCATTGCAGGTGAAATTCCCTGGAAAGGCTGGTTTAACTATATTGTAAAAGATTTTCCAGCCAATCTATATGAATATTCAATTGTTCCCATAAAAAGAAATAAAAACGGTGAAATCATTTGTGATTTTTCACTACTTGATCGCTATCTTAATACCTTTTTCAAATATGGAATAGACTGGGAGATAAATATTTTTGGATTACTAGGTGTGTGGACACCACCGTTTTTTCCGTTGAATAACGATATGGAACATCCAGAAAAACTGGTTCTACGATATTTTGACGAAGAATCTAGTAAGATGAAATTCATTAAGGATAAAGAAGATTTTCAAACATATTTTCGATTATTGGTAGATCATATGGTTGAACTTGGATTATGGGATAAAACGTATTTCAATGCTGATGAACCAAAATTTAATGAAGTTGATAAATTTCAAAGTTCTTTAAAAGCCTTAAAGGAAATTGAACCATCTATAAAAATAAAAGTAGCATTTGATAAAGAACCTGTATTAGAAGCTTTAATTCAAGATGTGGACTATCCGGTAACGTCTTTTTACTGTACTACTAAGCACTATAAAGAATTATCGGAAAAATTTTCTGAGAAAACGCAATACTATATTTGTAATTATCCAACAAAACCAAATACTTTTTTGCACAGCCCATTACTTGAAGCACGGGTACAAGGGCTATTGGCTTATTATTTAAAAACAAATGGGTTACTCCGGTGGGCATTTAATTGTTGGCCAATCCATGCTAGAACGGATATTCGTTATAACACAGCTGCATTACCCATAGGAGATAATTGTTTGGTTTATCCGGGATATAATGGAAATATTTTACTGTCATTACGATATAAGCAATTAAAAAGAGGGATAGAAGACTATTGGTTACTAAAAGAACTGGAAAATTATGATGAGCAGATAGCCGAGAAAATAGTTTCAGCGTTTTTAGAGAAAAAAAGTCCAAGCAAGTGGATGATGAACAGTCACGAAACAGATTCAAGTGTATTCAATTTAAGTGATGAAAAATTTTATATTTTACAAGAGACAATTATAAGCAAATTAATTGAAGTCAATCAAGGGAGAAAAAATGATGAATAA
- a CDS encoding alpha/beta hydrolase: protein MVYKKEVIFDEEANSGITLYLNDLCAENELRKKPFILVIPGGGYSYCSDREAEPIALSYVVQGFHAGVLRYHVGKYRDFEKSLQDGKKALDVIEQIDEKFNVSHDKIAIIGFSAGGHLAAAMCTLLKKKPTLCILGYPAILSSFAEVMKISAPSLDQCVSKDTPPTFLFSTFEDNVVPIENSLYYLKALEENDIPFESHIYQKGLHGLSLANSLTGDNPKMIDSRFSHWLNLSCEWMNLNWSHKATTNSCKKSMIESCVQEIISDDRRRQKVLELFPKIQNKSYYKIVRKYTLQQLHHFAPEEFTNDKIKRLTALIQGKNEIG from the coding sequence ATGGTATACAAAAAAGAAGTAATTTTCGATGAGGAAGCAAATTCGGGAATTACACTTTATCTTAACGACTTATGTGCTGAAAATGAACTGAGAAAAAAACCATTTATTCTAGTAATTCCAGGCGGGGGATATAGTTATTGTAGTGATAGAGAGGCTGAACCTATTGCATTATCTTATGTGGTACAAGGTTTTCATGCTGGTGTATTACGTTACCATGTTGGAAAATATCGGGACTTCGAAAAATCATTACAAGATGGCAAGAAAGCCTTAGATGTCATAGAGCAAATTGATGAAAAATTCAACGTTTCCCACGATAAAATTGCTATCATTGGTTTTTCTGCAGGAGGGCATCTTGCCGCAGCAATGTGTACTTTATTAAAGAAAAAGCCTACTCTTTGTATTTTAGGATATCCAGCAATTTTATCTTCTTTTGCAGAAGTAATGAAGATTAGTGCACCTTCTTTAGACCAGTGCGTCTCAAAGGATACGCCACCAACTTTCCTTTTTTCAACTTTTGAAGATAACGTTGTTCCTATTGAAAATTCTTTGTACTATTTAAAGGCTTTAGAAGAAAATGATATTCCCTTTGAGAGTCATATCTATCAAAAAGGGCTACATGGTTTGTCCTTAGCGAATTCGTTGACTGGGGATAATCCTAAGATGATTGACTCGCGATTTTCTCATTGGCTAAATTTATCTTGTGAGTGGATGAACTTGAATTGGAGCCATAAAGCAACAACAAATAGTTGTAAAAAAAGTATGATAGAAAGTTGTGTTCAAGAAATCATAAGTGATGACAGAAGACGTCAGAAAGTTTTGGAGTTATTTCCTAAAATACAAAATAAGAGTTATTACAAAATCGTTCGCAAATATACTTTACAACAACTGCATCATTTTGCTCCAGAAGAATTTACGAATGATAAAATAAAACGATTAACAGCGTTAATTCAAGGAAAAAATGAAATAGGGTGA